A region from the Candidatus Electrothrix scaldis genome encodes:
- a CDS encoding dCMP deaminase family protein — translation METGKRTDCLSWDEYFMAVALLSGQRSKDPNTQVGACVADSDNKIVGVGYNGFPWGCSDDELPWNREGAYLDTKYPYVCHAELNAVLNATSRNLSGCRIYVALFPCNECTKVIIQSGIEEIIYLSDKYRDTDTVRASKIMLEKSGVEYRQFKSQRKTVLLAFSEEW, via the coding sequence ATGGAAACGGGAAAGCGGACTGATTGCCTGAGCTGGGATGAGTACTTTATGGCAGTGGCGTTGCTTTCTGGGCAGCGCTCAAAAGATCCGAATACGCAGGTAGGTGCCTGTGTGGCGGACTCTGATAACAAGATTGTCGGCGTTGGATATAACGGATTCCCCTGGGGATGCTCTGATGATGAACTGCCTTGGAATCGTGAAGGAGCGTATCTGGATACCAAGTATCCTTATGTCTGTCATGCTGAATTAAATGCGGTTCTGAATGCAACCTCGCGTAACCTTTCAGGTTGCCGTATCTATGTGGCGCTCTTCCCTTGTAATGAATGCACCAAAGTGATTATTCAGTCAGGAATAGAAGAGATTATCTATTTGTCTGATAAATATAGGGATACTGATACAGTGAGAGCCTCGAAAATTATGCTGGAAAAGTCTGGGGTTGAGTATAGACAGTTTAAGAGTCAGCGTAAAACAGTGCTGCTTGCATTCAGTGAAGAATGGTAA
- a CDS encoding alpha/beta hydrolase: MDRPEVQRILFHPRTTARTPLPPNAEDIEIEVEPGIGIGCRFYVAGKDRPTILFFHGNGEVVADYDMIGPEYVRYGLNLLVTDYRGYGWSDGTPSFSSLLADCHVLYAELKRMLTEREYRNVIFIMGRSLGSASAIELARSYNDEISGMIIESGFAETLPLAETLGADISSIDITEEQAFNNVGKIKNVTKPTFLLHGQLDTLIPLWQAEKLHAESGARVKELQVVPGADHNSLISIGGKYYFMAIQQFIEKSTGDSDWRNRRKKFQKRASSAEQPSQ; the protein is encoded by the coding sequence ATGGATCGCCCGGAAGTACAGCGTATTCTTTTTCATCCCCGTACAACAGCGCGAACACCTTTACCTCCCAATGCTGAAGATATTGAGATTGAGGTCGAACCTGGCATTGGGATCGGGTGTCGTTTTTATGTAGCAGGCAAAGACAGGCCAACCATTCTTTTTTTTCATGGCAACGGTGAGGTCGTTGCTGATTATGATATGATTGGCCCGGAATATGTGCGATACGGACTCAATTTGCTGGTTACAGATTATCGTGGCTATGGTTGGAGTGATGGAACGCCCTCTTTTTCCTCTTTGCTTGCCGACTGTCATGTGTTGTATGCAGAGCTGAAAAGAATGCTGACAGAGCGGGAATATCGAAACGTCATCTTTATTATGGGGCGATCTTTGGGCTCTGCCTCAGCCATTGAGCTTGCCCGTTCATATAATGATGAAATCAGTGGGATGATCATTGAAAGCGGTTTTGCTGAAACCTTACCTTTAGCAGAAACACTTGGGGCAGATATATCCTCAATTGATATTACTGAGGAACAGGCCTTTAATAATGTAGGTAAAATTAAGAATGTAACCAAACCTACATTTCTTCTCCACGGCCAATTGGATACCCTTATTCCTCTTTGGCAGGCAGAAAAATTACACGCAGAAAGTGGGGCTCGTGTCAAGGAGTTACAGGTTGTTCCAGGTGCTGATCATAATTCTCTGATCAGTATTGGTGGAAAATATTATTTCATGGCTATTCAGCAATTTATTGAGAAAAGCACCGGTGATTCGGATTGGCGAAATCGCAGAAAGAAGTTTCAAAAAAGGGCGAGCTCTGCTGAGCAGCCAAGCCAGTGA
- a CDS encoding RND transporter yields MNKIGAWIDALPLPPLLVIVLILGGAPFVPEPHLVGKIRMLANGTLVRPIDIFDLLYHSAPFVVLLYKLVRLKTATRIGQE; encoded by the coding sequence ATGAACAAAATTGGAGCATGGATAGATGCGCTCCCTTTGCCACCTTTGTTGGTTATCGTTCTGATTCTGGGAGGTGCTCCCTTTGTCCCGGAACCCCATCTTGTTGGGAAGATTCGCATGTTGGCAAATGGGACCTTAGTGAGACCGATTGACATTTTTGACTTGTTATATCATAGTGCCCCCTTTGTGGTCTTGTTGTATAAGCTGGTTCGGCTTAAAACAGCGACTCGGATTGGTCAAGAATGA
- the ppsR gene encoding pyruvate, phosphate dikinase/phosphoenolpyruvate synthase regulator produces the protein MWTVKDVYYVSDSTALLTEDIGKSLLCQFPAIGLNEEKIPFVRTPHDAEKAVTHILKQSGGLLPLVFCTIINSEVLAVFDKAEIELFDLYGGLLDKLEVKLEAQALRQPGVFRNRDDAKPDKRVEAIHYTIEHDDGQRTSGYDQAEIILVGVSRTGKTPVSVYLATHMGLKTANFPMTADHLEAYELPADIIRNRKRTVGLTISPQFLHRIREERYKGSSYAQLATCRAEIGQAEQLYMRHGINTLNTEGKSIEELAVQITQLLGISKKKR, from the coding sequence ATGTGGACGGTGAAAGATGTGTATTATGTTTCCGATTCAACAGCATTGCTGACAGAGGATATCGGTAAATCCTTGCTCTGTCAGTTTCCCGCCATTGGGCTTAATGAGGAAAAAATTCCCTTTGTCAGAACGCCGCATGATGCGGAAAAGGCTGTTACCCATATCTTAAAACAGTCAGGCGGCCTGCTCCCATTGGTTTTTTGCACCATAATTAATTCCGAGGTACTCGCTGTCTTTGATAAGGCAGAGATTGAACTTTTTGATCTCTACGGCGGTCTTTTGGATAAGCTTGAAGTGAAGCTTGAAGCCCAGGCCTTACGCCAGCCCGGTGTCTTTCGAAACCGTGATGACGCCAAGCCGGATAAGCGGGTTGAGGCAATTCATTATACTATAGAACATGATGATGGGCAGCGAACCAGCGGCTATGATCAGGCGGAAATTATTTTGGTCGGTGTGTCGAGAACAGGAAAAACTCCGGTCAGTGTTTATCTGGCCACCCATATGGGACTAAAAACCGCCAATTTCCCGATGACTGCCGATCATCTGGAAGCGTATGAACTGCCTGCTGATATTATTCGTAACCGTAAGCGAACCGTGGGCTTGACGATTTCTCCCCAGTTTCTCCACAGGATCAGGGAAGAACGGTATAAGGGCAGCTCCTATGCGCAGTTGGCAACCTGCAGGGCAGAAATAGGGCAGGCTGAACAGCTCTATATGCGACATGGGATTAATACCTTGAATACCGAGGGGAAATCCATTGAAGAGCTTGCTGTGCAGATAACCCAATTGCTCGGTATTTCGAAGAAGAAAAGATGA